CGCGCGTAGCGCCTCGATCAGGGCGTCGTCGTCGATGACCGGTCCGCGGGATACGTTCACCAAAACCGCATGGGACTTCATCATGGCGATGCGCTCGCGGCTGATCAGCCCGGTGGTCTCCGGGGTGAGGGGGCAGCACAACACGACGATGTCCGCCTCGGAAACGAGTTCGTTGACGGTGACGAAGCGTGCGCCGTCCGGCAGGCTTTCCGGCCGGCGGCTGTTCGCGATCACCTCGAGGCCGAAGCCGTTCCTCGCAATGTGCGCGACGTTGGTTCCGACATTGCCCATGCCGACGATGCCCATGGTCTTGCCGGTCAGGTCTGCGCCGGAATTGGAGTGCTCCCGCGCGACCAGCCAGCCCCGCGAGCGCAGGTCGCCATCTACCTGCCGGAAACGCCTCAGCAAGGCGATCGACGCGAAGATGACATGCTCGGCGACGGTGCGTGCATTGACGCCGGGCACATTGGCGACCAGCACGCCAGCCTCGGTTGCGGCATCGACGGGGATCATGTCCAGCCCGGCGCCGTGCCGGACCGCCGCGCGCAGCCGCGGCGCACCGTCGAACAGGGACGGCGGCAACGGCGCTCGCACGATGACGATATCCGCCTCACGACCTTCGCGACCGAGAGTGGCAGTGTCGAGAGAGGAGGCGACGACCAGGCGGCCGGCGCCGGCAAGCCGTTGCTGCGCGAGCGGGTGCAGCGGATGGGTCGAGAAGATCAGCGGCTCAGGCATGCTGAAGCGGGCGTCCGGGATCGACGTCGTCATCGTTCTTCTCGATGAGCCCCTTCCAGTAGCTCTCCACACCCTGCAGGTGCGCGCTCATCAGCGCCTGGGCGAGGTTGCCGTCGCGCCGCTGCAGGGCTTCGAAGATCTGCACGTGTTCGGCGTGCGAGCGCCGGCAGCGCTCCGGATCGTTGAAGTAGATCGGCACGCGATCCTCGCCCATCACGTAGTAGACGCTGCAGATGCGGTGGAACACGCTGTTCTGCGTAGCGCGTACGATCTCAAGGTGAAAATCGCGGTCTTCCTGGGCGAGGCCCTCGCCGGCAGCGATGCGCTCCTCCGAGGCCTGCAGGATCTCGCGCAGCCGGTCGTAGTTTTCTTCCGTCGCCCGGGAGCATGCGAGTTCCGCCGCCTTGATCTCGTGGATCTTCCTCAGTTCGACCATCTCGTAGATCTGGATCGGATCGAGCGGCACGCCGGCCTTGGCGAAGAGAGCCATGGCCTCCACGCTGGCCTGGCGCGTGGTCAGGTAGATTCCCGACTTCGCGCGGCGTTCGACGATCCGCATCGCTTCCAGGATCGCCAGCGCCTCGCGAATCTGGCCGCGGGACACTGCAAAATGTTCGGCAAGCTCGCGCTCGGACGGCATCCTGCCGCTTTCCGTCTTGGAGCAGGAGAACAGGTGAAAGGCCAGTTCGGCCAGCAGATTCTTCTCGGTCATGGGGACATGCCCTAAACCTTCACTGCATGCGCCTTCAAGAAGCTTTCCGAGACAGTGACACCAAGTCCCGGACGGTCGGGTATAGCAATCGTGCCGCAGCCCAGGTCCACATCTTCCTCAACCAGATCGTGCAGCATGGGATTCGCGCCAAGCGAGTACTCTATGATGAAGCTGGCAGGCGAAGCGGCGCAGACATGCAGGCCGGCATAAAAGGCCGGCGCGCCGGCCCACAGGTGGGGGGCGAGCCTCAGGTTGAAGGCTGACGCGATCGCTGAAATCCGCATCGCCTCCGTGATGCCGCCGCAGAAGGCAAGGTCCGGCTGGAAAATGTCGGCCGCCTTCAGCACCGCCATGTCGCGGAAGTCGAATCGCGTGGTCTCGCTTTCGCCGGCGGCGATCGGAATGGTAGAGCCCGCCCGAACTTCGGCCATGCCTGACTTGTCGTCTCCGATCACGGGTTCCTCGAACCAGGCGAGGTTCTGATCCTCGACGAGGCGCGCGAAACGCTTTGCGTCGGCCACCGTGAAAGTGCCGTGGGCGTCGACCATCAGCTCGACATCGGGACCAACGGCGGCGCGAGCTGCGCGGACGCGCGCGGCTGACACGTGCGGGGCGGCGTCCATCGCGCCGACCCTCATCTTCACCGCCCTAAAGCCCCCTTTCTCGATGTAGCCGAGCAATTGCTGGCCGATCGTCTCGGCGTTCGCCCAGCCGCCGGAGGCGTAGGCCCTCATGCGCTCCGCCTTGCGCCCTCCGAGCAGGCGCCAGACCGGTTGGTCGAGCGATTTTCCGAAAATGTCCCAAAGCGCAAGGTCGACGGCGCTGATCGCGGCGAGCGACAGGCCGCGGCGCGAAAGCTGCGGCATGGCATGGCCAGACGCCGACGCCGCGCGATGCCGCACGCCATTATAAAGGAGCTCCCAGATGTCGTTGATGTCGCGCGGATCGCGGCCGATCAGCTGCGGCGCGACTTCGTGATTCAGCAGGTGGACCAGCGCCCCGTAGGCGCCGGCGCTGCCGGCGGCATTCTTGCCTTCCCCCCAGCCGACGATGCCGTCGTCCGTTTCGACGCGCAGGATCGCCGCATCGAAGGTCGTCACCTGCCCGA
This portion of the Mesorhizobium shangrilense genome encodes:
- a CDS encoding NAD(P)-dependent oxidoreductase, whose product is MTTSIPDARFSMPEPLIFSTHPLHPLAQQRLAGAGRLVVASSLDTATLGREGREADIVIVRAPLPPSLFDGAPRLRAAVRHGAGLDMIPVDAATEAGVLVANVPGVNARTVAEHVIFASIALLRRFRQVDGDLRSRGWLVAREHSNSGADLTGKTMGIVGMGNVGTNVAHIARNGFGLEVIANSRRPESLPDGARFVTVNELVSEADIVVLCCPLTPETTGLISRERIAMMKSHAVLVNVSRGPVIDDDALIEALRAKRVGGAALDVFPTQPLPPDHPYFCFDNVIVTPHMAGITENSMLRMGIGAAEETLRVLAGRLPVNLCNPEVVERYRKRFPA
- a CDS encoding FadR/GntR family transcriptional regulator, with the protein product MTEKNLLAELAFHLFSCSKTESGRMPSERELAEHFAVSRGQIREALAILEAMRIVERRAKSGIYLTTRQASVEAMALFAKAGVPLDPIQIYEMVELRKIHEIKAAELACSRATEENYDRLREILQASEERIAAGEGLAQEDRDFHLEIVRATQNSVFHRICSVYYVMGEDRVPIYFNDPERCRRSHAEHVQIFEALQRRDGNLAQALMSAHLQGVESYWKGLIEKNDDDVDPGRPLQHA
- a CDS encoding mandelate racemase/muconate lactonizing enzyme family protein: MKIKRVEAWWVRIPITEANQHRSDFGQVTTFDAAILRVETDDGIVGWGEGKNAAGSAGAYGALVHLLNHEVAPQLIGRDPRDINDIWELLYNGVRHRAASASGHAMPQLSRRGLSLAAISAVDLALWDIFGKSLDQPVWRLLGGRKAERMRAYASGGWANAETIGQQLLGYIEKGGFRAVKMRVGAMDAAPHVSAARVRAARAAVGPDVELMVDAHGTFTVADAKRFARLVEDQNLAWFEEPVIGDDKSGMAEVRAGSTIPIAAGESETTRFDFRDMAVLKAADIFQPDLAFCGGITEAMRISAIASAFNLRLAPHLWAGAPAFYAGLHVCAASPASFIIEYSLGANPMLHDLVEEDVDLGCGTIAIPDRPGLGVTVSESFLKAHAVKV